The Kiritimatiellia bacterium genome contains the following window.
AAGCTTGTCGGCGCCATGAAGGACCTCGGCACAGTTCCCGTCATGGCCTACTCCTCCCCGCGGCTCGCGGCGTTCTATCCCGACGGTGCCTGGTGGCTGCCGTGCTTCAAGATGGCGCAGACGCCCCTGCTGAAGATCGCGGACCGGCTGGGCGTGGACGAATCGTTCTGCCCCGTGCGCGCGATGCTCGGGGCGTTCGTGACCGGGGCGCACTTTCCCTTGCCCGACCTGCTGACGTGCAGTGTCGGCGCCACCTGCGACGATTTCTCCGCCATCGCGCAACGGCTGAACGGCCTCGGCCACCCGATCCTGTGGTGGGAAATCCCCCACCGCCGGCGCCCGGAGGAGGGGGAAGAGGCTGTCGCCCTCCCGGGCGGTTTTGCGGCCCCGCGCCCGCTGCTGGACTTCGTCCGCGGGGAACTGGCCCGCGTGGCCGCGGCGCTCGGCGACCTGGCGGGCAAGCCGTTGACCAATGAGCAACTGGCGGAGGGTATCCACGAGGCCAACCGCATCCGCCGGCTTCTGGCGAAACTGCGGGCGATTTCTTTCACCACGCCTCGCGCGCCGCTGCCAGCCCTCGAATTGCTGGTTGCCGAGATGCTGGCGCTTCACTTCTGCTCCGACCGCGCCGAGACACGGCGCGTGCTCGCCGGCCTGCTGGACGAGACTCGCCGGCGGGTGGCAGCGGGCCTCGGGGTGCTCCCGGCCGACGCCGTCCGCGTGTTCTGGGTCAACCCGGTCGCCGACCTGAAAGCGATGAACCTGCTCGAGGCGTGCGGCGGCCGGGTATGCGGAACCGACTATCTCTTCACGCACGCGCTGGACGAAATCCCGGAGGACCGGCCGCCCCTGGAGGCGCTGGCCCGCATGGCGCTGGCCGATCCGATGGCGGGCCCGGCCGTCGACCGGGCGGCCCGGATCGCCTGCGACGCGCGCGCCTTCGGGGCGGAGGCCGTGGTGATCGCCCGCATCCCGGGGGCCAGCCACTGCGCGCTGGAGGGCGCGGTCATCGGCGAAGCGGTACGGCAGCAGTTGGACCTGCCCGCGGCCGAGATCGAGATACCGCCGGTCAGCGACGCGCTGGAAGCCACGATCCGCTCCCGACTTCAGGCATTGATCGAAACGGCGCGGTATCGTAGAAGCTCCGGGACCAGCGCATGATCACGGCCGGCATAGACGCGGGGTCGCGCATGATCAAGGTGGTCCTGTGGGACGCCGGGACGGGCGCGGTCCTCGCCTCCGCGCAGGCCGAGCAGGGCGTGCAGCAGGCGCAGAGGGCGAAGGATGCGCATCAAGACGCGCTGCGCCGCGCCAGCATGGCCGCCGGCGATGTCGCGCGGACCGTGGCCACGGGCTACGGACGCAACGCCATCGAGTGGGCCGATACGACCTTGACGGAGATCACCTGCCACGCCCGCGGCGTGCGCCACCAAGTCGCCGAGGCTCGGACCGTGATCGACATCGGCGGGCAGGACAGCAAGCTCATCCGGCTCGACGCCGACGGGCGGGTGCGGGATTTCATGATGAACGACCGGTGCGCCGCGGGGACGGGCCGATTCCTGGAGATTGTCGCGGAGCGGCTGGAACTGCCGCTCGACGAGCTCGGCGCCGCGGCGGGCCGGGCGCAGAGGCCCTCCGTCATCAGCAGCATGTGCGTGGTGTTTGCCGAGACGGAGATCGTCGGGCTGCTCTCCGCGGGCGAGCGGCCGGAGGACATCGTCGCGGGCGTCCAGAACGCCATGGCTTCACGCGTCGCCTCCATGGCGGGCCATCGGTTGGATGAGCCGGTCGTCTTCACCGGCGGCGTCGCGCTGATCCCCGGGATGGACCGGGCCCTGGCGGATGCCCTGGGGCGGCCGGTCCGGGTCGCCCCCGACCCGCGCTTGACCGGCGCGCTCGGTGCGGCCCTGCTGGCCGCGGAAGCGTGACGCCCCCGTCAGGCCTTGCGCTTGCGGACGGCCGCCTGCTGGCGGGCAAGGAACTCGGCCCGCTCCTTCGCCACGGCCTGCAGAAAGGCCCGCGCCTGCCCGGGCATCATCTCGAACGGATCGAAGGCTTGCCGCGTGGTGTACTTGCGCAACAGGGCGGTGTCGATTTCATCCGCGCGGATATACGCCATGGACCAGTGCTCGAAATCCCGCTGGTGGATGGGCGTGTATTCCACGAGCGTGCAATCCACGTGGCGCCGGTCCTGGACAATGCGGCGGTAGAGTTCGTTCACCGTGCCCGCCGGGCCTTCCAGTATCTGAAGAAACCCGCGCGGCGAGTAGCACAGGGCCCCCGTCACGCCGAGATTCCTGTTATTCCGGCGGGACACGGTCATGATCCTGCCCAGCTCGTCCGCGCCGCAATCCCTCGCCAACCGGCTCACGTACGTCAGTCGCACCAGGTGCATCTCGGCCTCCTTTTGTTTATAGCATAGCACACATTGCTTGAGAGCAACAACCGGCCGGGGCGGAACTATGCCCCGGGCAGGCAAGCCCGGCCCTCCCGCGCCTTGTTTCAGGTCCGGAGGGTTTGCTAAGATTTGGCCGAAAGGAACGCCGCCATGTCCAAGGTCACCCGGTTCAGCGTGTCATTGAGCAACGAGTTGCTGGAGCAGTTCGACGCCCAGATCGAGCACGAGAAGTGCCCCACCCGCTCCAAGGCCGTCGGCGACCTGATCCGGAAGAGCCTGGTCGAGGACGAGTGGCACCATGGCGGCGAGGTCGCGGGAGCGATCGTCCTGGTCTACGATCATCACAAGCCCGACCTCGTCCGGAAGCTGACCGACGCCCAGCACGA
Protein-coding sequences here:
- a CDS encoding 2-hydroxyacyl-CoA dehydratase, whose protein sequence is MTPPAKLTLDQWDARYLELKRLGHPEPPYGGPLRRHAEQGDLRLRDLRFDDSAAALDLWNFLLTEEDRLAAARAAGVKLVGAMKDLGTVPVMAYSSPRLAAFYPDGAWWLPCFKMAQTPLLKIADRLGVDESFCPVRAMLGAFVTGAHFPLPDLLTCSVGATCDDFSAIAQRLNGLGHPILWWEIPHRRRPEEGEEAVALPGGFAAPRPLLDFVRGELARVAAALGDLAGKPLTNEQLAEGIHEANRIRRLLAKLRAISFTTPRAPLPALELLVAEMLALHFCSDRAETRRVLAGLLDETRRRVAAGLGVLPADAVRVFWVNPVADLKAMNLLEACGGRVCGTDYLFTHALDEIPEDRPPLEALARMALADPMAGPAVDRAARIACDARAFGAEAVVIARIPGASHCALEGAVIGEAVRQQLDLPAAEIEIPPVSDALEATIRSRLQALIETARYRRSSGTSA
- a CDS encoding rod shape-determining protein; the encoded protein is MITAGIDAGSRMIKVVLWDAGTGAVLASAQAEQGVQQAQRAKDAHQDALRRASMAAGDVARTVATGYGRNAIEWADTTLTEITCHARGVRHQVAEARTVIDIGGQDSKLIRLDADGRVRDFMMNDRCAAGTGRFLEIVAERLELPLDELGAAAGRAQRPSVISSMCVVFAETEIVGLLSAGERPEDIVAGVQNAMASRVASMAGHRLDEPVVFTGGVALIPGMDRALADALGRPVRVAPDPRLTGALGAALLAAEA
- a CDS encoding BLUF domain-containing protein, with protein sequence MHLVRLTYVSRLARDCGADELGRIMTVSRRNNRNLGVTGALCYSPRGFLQILEGPAGTVNELYRRIVQDRRHVDCTLVEYTPIHQRDFEHWSMAYIRADEIDTALLRKYTTRQAFDPFEMMPGQARAFLQAVAKERAEFLARQQAAVRKRKA
- the nikR gene encoding nickel-responsive transcriptional regulator NikR, coding for MSKVTRFSVSLSNELLEQFDAQIEHEKCPTRSKAVGDLIRKSLVEDEWHHGGEVAGAIVLVYDHHKPDLVRKLTDAQHDCHDAIISTQHIHLDHDNCLEIVAVRGRPRDIAAIVRRLKSVKGLKHVSLAAGTTGRRLS